A segment of the Candidatus Microthrix subdominans genome:
CGTTTTCCAGGTTTGAGAGGAACCCTTAGAAACCGCTCATCTCGGCTCCAAGCGCTAGCTCTGATCGGCTTCATGAGGAAGGAGTACTATGGCTGACCATATATCGACTCACTACGTGAAGAGCGGGTACGCAACGTCCGACGACATTGTGCTGAGCCAGACGCCGACCACGCGTACCGTGCTCCGCCCTGCGCTTCACGCTGGTGGCGTCAGAGGGGAGGTCATTCGCCAGAAGATCGGAGAAGAGGGCAATTGGGCTGACATCAATGATGTCGATTTCCGAAAGCTTCCGGCTGATTGCGGTGTGGCGATTGAGCTAAGCACCGAAGCCACCGCTCTTCTACACACGAAACTCACGCAGCTATACGAAGTCCAGAAGCAGAAAGGGGCTGCGCCTGGTGACCATAGCTATGTTGTCGCCGGGAGCGATGAGGTTGTTCTAGTAACCGGTGCCACGCGACAGAAGGCGATCAAGGAACTGGTTGACGGAGACCATTCCGAGGAGTTCTGGAACGAACTTGCCAAGAAGGATGCCGATCTTGCATCTCGCCTTGCTGCTAGTCAGCTCCAGCTTGTCCGAGAAACTGCGATACGGCAGTTTGCCGATGATATTGCCACCTACGTTAGCGACGAGGATCACTGGCAACAGTTCTTTGAGACCCATCCGTGGATGCTCCAAGCTGCATTCTCCTCCCCTGTATTCATGCTACGGGGCGAGGCGTACGTAGGCGGGAAACGAGCCGCTGGTCGACAGGGCAGCGGTGGCGTAGCAACGGATTTCCTCTTTTCAGACGAAAGCACAAAAGTTTCGCGGTCGTCGAGATTAAGACACCTGGAGAGAAGCTCGTTGGTGGGCTGCATCGAGGTAGGGGCAGATAGCGGCGATGCCCAAGAGATCTATTCGGCCTCTCCCGGACTTAGCGGCGGAGTTGTCCAAACGCGGAATCAGATGGCGGTAGCGGTTGACCACTTCAAATCAGTAATCGGTGATGAGTTCAAGGACCTGAATCAGATCCATCCCAAAGGCGTTTTGATTGTCGGCGATTCGTCGGGTCTCACGGAGCGAAAGAAGGCTTCGTTCAATTTCTTCCGGCAGGGACTGTTTAGTATGACTGTCATTACCTATGATGAGCTACTCAGCCGTTTAGGGATTCTCTACGACGTCCGCGTTGAGGAGCTGGGTGAGCCCAAGCGCTGAGTCTCCAATGACATCCAGTAGTACTCCGCCGTACGTCGTCATACTTCGCGCGTGACCGTCGCTTCAGCGCGCCACACGTTGCACCCGATCCTGTACAACAGGGTTAGAGAGCTGGTCGATGAGGGGCACTTCCAGAACCCGTGTGGGCAAAGGGATCTTGACGCACAAGGGGACTGGACCCACCAGGCCGTCGGAGTGTCAGCCCTGATTGGCCGGAGTTCCTCGCGCTCCCAGGGCCGTCGCAATTCCCGCGGTCCACCGTTCGATGTCCATCCAATCGCGGTGATCGCCATACGTCCCGCCACAGAGCCGAAGAAAGAGGTTGCCTGCCGCCGACCAGTGCGTC
Coding sequences within it:
- a CDS encoding DUF4263 domain-containing protein → MADHISTHYVKSGYATSDDIVLSQTPTTRTVLRPALHAGGVRGEVIRQKIGEEGNWADINDVDFRKLPADCGVAIELSTEATALLHTKLTQLYEVQKQKGAAPGDHSYVVAGSDEVVLVTGATRQKAIKELVDGDHSEEFWNELAKKDADLASRLAASQLQLVRETAIRQFADDIATYVSDEDHWQQFFETHPWMLQAAFSSPVFMLRGEAYVGGKRAAGRQGSGGVATDFLFSDESTKVSRSSRLRHLERSSLVGCIEVGADSGDAQEIYSASPGLSGGVVQTRNQMAVAVDHFKSVIGDEFKDLNQIHPKGVLIVGDSSGLTERKKASFNFFRQGLFSMTVITYDELLSRLGILYDVRVEELGEPKR